ATTGAGGAAGACGGCATGGTAAAGAGGACCATGATGAAACAGGCGAAGGAAGTGATCGTGCTCGCCGACCATACGAAGTTCGGAATCACGGAATTCTTTTCGTTTGCAGGGCTTGAAGATGTCGATATTATCGTCACGGATAAACTCCCGAATGACCGCTTTCAGAAGATGTTGAAAGATAATGACGTGGAGCTGATCGTGACAGAAGAAGGGAAGCTGAATCCATGGACATGATCGCTATTGATTTAGACGGAACGTTGTTGAACAGCAGCAGTCAGATAAGTGAAGAAAATGTCCGCGCCATCAAAGAGGCGCAGGAAAAGGGTGTAGAAGTAGTGATCGCGACAGGGAGAGCGGAGTTCGATGTTCGGGAGCTGTTTAGAGAAACAGGGCTTCGGACATGGGTGATCGGTGCAAACGGTGCAACGATCCATGATCCGGAAGGCAGACTCTTTCATGCCACGCCGATGCTGACGGAGGATGTACGTGACGTTCTTCCTTGGTTGGAAGCGAACGGCTTCTATTATGAAGCGTGCAGCGATGAATGGATTTGGACACAACAGGAAGGACGAAGCCTGCTGCAAGTCGAAATCGACCGGATCAAAAGCGCAAATCCGGACGTGCACATCGGTGAACTCGAGCATGCCATAGAGAAACAATTCGGTCAGAACGGCTTCCGCTTCATCAAAGACCACCGGGACATTGTCGCTTCGGATGCTCCGGTCTACAACATCCTCGCCTTCTCTTTCGACGATGCCAAACGCAGCCTCGGGAAAGAACGCTACCGGGGAAAACCGACCATGACCCTTGTCAGTTCGGCCGATCATAACTTCGAACTGGAGCACAAGGATGCATCGAAAGGGCTCGCCTTACAAAAGCTTGCCTCCCATCTCGGCTTATCTATGGAAAAGACAGCGGCGGTCGGCGACAGTCCGAATGACTTATCGATGATGAAAATGGCCGGTCACTGTGCCGCTATGGGGAACGCGAAGGACCTCATTATAGAAACGGGAGATTTCACAACGAAGACCAATGAGGAGCACGGCGTCGCACACGCCATCGCCCACTGGTTATCCTGATGTTTCATCCACTTACCCAGCGTAACTCCCCGGGAGGCGTGATGGGTCGTGATGAAAATATAAGAAAGCAGACGCATCCATCAAGGAGGCGTCTGCTTTTTCTATGCCGGCGGAATGTCAGCATTGCTGTAGCGGTGGTCGAGGTCGACGAACTTGTTGTACTCCTTGACGAAGGCAAGTTCTACGTTACCGACCGGTCCGTTACGCTGTTTCGCGATAATGATTTCAATGATGTTCTGACTTTCCGACTCTTTGTCGTAATAGTCGTCACGGTAAAGGAAGCCGACGATATCGGCATCCTGCTCGATCGATCCGGATTCCCGAAGGTCGGACATCATCGGGCGCTTATCCTGTCTCGACTCCACCCCACGGGACAGCTGGGAAAGAGCGATCAGCGGCACGTTCAATTCACGGGCGAGCCCCTTCAGGGAACGGGAGATTTCCGATACCTCCTGCTGACGGTTCTCTTTCGAATTGACACTTCCCTGGATCAACTGCAGGTAGTCGATCAGAATCATACCAAGTCCGTGTTCCTGCTTCAGACGACGGCACTTCGAACGGATTTCACTGACACGCACACCCGGCGTATCATCAATGAAGATCCCTGCGTTCGACAGACTCCCCATCGCCATCGTCAGCTTGTTCCAGTCTTCTGTTTCCAGCGTACCGGTCCGGAGTCGCTGGGCATCAATGTTTCCTTCTGCACAGAGCATACGGGAAACGAGCTGATCGGCACCCATTTCCAAACTGAAGATCGCGACGTTCTCATCCGTATGGACCGCGACGTTCTGCGCGATGTTCAAAGCAAAGGCGGTCTTACCCATGGAAGGACGGGCGGCGATAATAATCAGATCGTTCCGCTGGAAGCCGGAAGTAATCTGATCGAGGTCCCTGTAGCCGGTCGGAATTCCGGTCGTATTCCCGTCGTTATGGTGGAGCTGTTCGATGTTGTCATAAACGTCGATCAAAACATCCTTAATGTTCTTGAAGGCGCTGGAATCCTTCCGCTGGGAAACTTCCAGGATATCCTTCTCCGCCGAATTCAGGACATCATCCAGGTTTTCTTCTTCGGAATATCCAGTCGTTACGATATTCGTCGCCGTCCGGATCAAGTTCCGAAGCGTTGCTTTCT
This sequence is a window from Bacillus sp. SB49. Protein-coding genes within it:
- the dnaB gene encoding replicative DNA helicase, whose translation is MWNDRTPPHNIEAEQAVLGAIFLEPEAMSTAAESLLPEDFYRASHQRIYEAMLFLSDRGEPIDLVTVTTALTNNKVLEEVGGVSYLTDIANSVPTAANIAYYTKIVGEKATLRNLIRTATNIVTTGYSEEENLDDVLNSAEKDILEVSQRKDSSAFKNIKDVLIDVYDNIEQLHHNDGNTTGIPTGYRDLDQITSGFQRNDLIIIAARPSMGKTAFALNIAQNVAVHTDENVAIFSLEMGADQLVSRMLCAEGNIDAQRLRTGTLETEDWNKLTMAMGSLSNAGIFIDDTPGVRVSEIRSKCRRLKQEHGLGMILIDYLQLIQGSVNSKENRQQEVSEISRSLKGLARELNVPLIALSQLSRGVESRQDKRPMMSDLRESGSIEQDADIVGFLYRDDYYDKESESQNIIEIIIAKQRNGPVGNVELAFVKEYNKFVDLDHRYSNADIPPA
- a CDS encoding Cof-type HAD-IIB family hydrolase, yielding MDMIAIDLDGTLLNSSSQISEENVRAIKEAQEKGVEVVIATGRAEFDVRELFRETGLRTWVIGANGATIHDPEGRLFHATPMLTEDVRDVLPWLEANGFYYEACSDEWIWTQQEGRSLLQVEIDRIKSANPDVHIGELEHAIEKQFGQNGFRFIKDHRDIVASDAPVYNILAFSFDDAKRSLGKERYRGKPTMTLVSSADHNFELEHKDASKGLALQKLASHLGLSMEKTAAVGDSPNDLSMMKMAGHCAAMGNAKDLIIETGDFTTKTNEEHGVAHAIAHWLS